One part of the Mytilus trossulus isolate FHL-02 chromosome 11, PNRI_Mtr1.1.1.hap1, whole genome shotgun sequence genome encodes these proteins:
- the LOC134691526 gene encoding uncharacterized protein LOC134691526 has translation MEDSEDSGEFEDLEIDERHVVKIQAWIRGEIVRKWFKGMQSEYEKLVSDIEKSKSVIVEWPNAALGMPRVRKHKLKRNVGEVIPNVSARYSPNIESLRSSIKYSEIHAKSKDTTEVHQINSARSSNSSDFSETSFKPVVQSFNHTESQGNSGVISNFTHQALTNKIDSCTIETQTSMDEETISVVETNQNNNPSETIGQQTRETIGQLTRETTGQPNSVRTYDMLIQTDDLPCDKEETNIDTQTEKGSTQVHTTNRQILEQKINKFENQLRTLNDISLKDSVQDSRKTSPQNNNTPSQLGQKVGHIPAPEFGGSPKQEAVQLSSVMESQRGRQPSYHQESSVLTNVTSVWDSFSSDCKDNSANTAYPNDPEALRGMRKNVAMELLWVQQAIDSRKNYLKLKNQMRVAT, from the exons ATGGAAGACAGCGAAGATAGTGGAGAATTTGAAGATTTAGAAATTGATGAACGTCATGTTGTTAAGATTCAg gCATGGATCAGAGGAGAGATAGTCAGAAAATGGTTTAAAGGAATGCAATCAGAGTATGAAAAACTAGTTTCtgatattgaaaaaagtaaatcagTCATTGTGGAATGGCCAAATGCAGCATTGGGCATGCCCAGAGTCAGGAAACACAAGCTAAAGAGAAATGTTGGAGAAGTTATTCCTAATGTTTCAGCACGTTACTCACCAAATATTGAATCTCTGAGAAGCTCTATTAAATATTCTGAAATTCATGCCAAATCAAAAGACACGACAGAAGTTCATCAGATTAATTCTGCAAGAAGTTCCAACTCGAGCGATTTCTCTGAAACTTCCTTTAAACCTGTGGTGCAGAGTTTTAATCATACAGAATCTCAGGGAAATTCAGGAGTTATTTCTAATTTCACACATCAagcattaacaaataaaatcgACAGTTGCACCATTGAAACACAAACTAGTATGGACGAAGAAACTATATCAGTGGTAGAAACAAACCAAAATAACAATCCAAGTGAGACAATTGGACAACAAACAAGGGAGACAATTGGGCAACTAACAAGGGAGACAACTGGACAACCAAATTCAGTTAGAACGTATGATATGTTGATTCAGACTGATGATCTACCTTGTGACAAGGaagaaacaaatatagacaCACAGACAGAAAAGGGGAGCACACAAGTACACACTACAAATAGACAAATACTGGAACAAAAGATCAACAAGTTTGAAAACCAACTACGGACACTGAACGATATATCACTGAAAGACTCAGTACAAGATTCAAGGAAAACATCTCCTCAAAATAACAATACTCCTTCACAGTTGGGTCAGAAAGTAGGTCATATTCCTGCACCAGAATTTGGAGGTTCTCCTAAACAGGAGGCAGTTCAATTATCTTCCGTAATGGAATCTCAAAGAGGAAGACAGCCCAGCTATCACCAGGAATCCTCGGTATTAACTAATGTGACTTCAGTATGGGATAGCTTTAGCTCTGATTGTAAAG aTAATTCAGCTAATACTGCATACCCCAATGATCCTGAGGCCTTGAGAGGAATGAGGAAAAATGTTGCTATGGAGTTACTATGGGTACAGCAGGCTATTGATAGCaggaaaaat tatCTAAAGTTAAAGAATCAGATGAGAGTTGCCACTTGA